CTACTCTTGCTTTGTTGTATAAGCCGAGACACTgagatctacaatggtgctccttgagcagtttcttgaggaagaagagaaaaacccTAGATGACTAAGTGAACCGATCCCTCTCTtgggaggggtagtgctctatttatggaccgcccatgtcacaccgACATGTGGGTCAGGggctaacgttatcttctaagggccccgccgggcacgcgccttggttccctccaagtggcaccgcaggggacaagacaactttacttttcctggcatCCTGCAACAAGTACCGCTGCCACTTGCCGGCTTCTGTTACTGATTCtttttcggtgcttctttgcgcagTCGCCTGACACCGCAACATAGGCAAcgactgctttcccgtgataaagataacgctgctttactttgcgccacgCGTtgaggataagaccgttgagacatctcggtggtggccgagatcagagtacccgtccttatcctgcaatcacataagacaagatagacaTGCCAGCCTAGacttggtatgccggcttagtatTAGTTtggcttaaggatgccggcatacatgcccgtgccggctttgccttcgtcatctcggctaatgtgtgtcgtcatgaccctacccggggtcatcctctcgacactagtccccgaagctgctgcggtccggcagggaagaatgtcgggccacgacagtttcgCACACACAAACCATCGAAGCTCATCAGGGCTTAGCCgaaaaggatgccgagacaacccCGAGTTCttcttagccgagatcaaGTCATTCCGACATACCGAGTCGGCGCGCTTATTCAGCCTtgagccgagattcttttctcCTTCATGGCCGACAGTAGAAAACTCGTTTTTGCCGACATTAGTGCCACCTGTCGCTTATACTCCACGCTCTGCTTAAATAACGGGAAGATAAGGCCCGAAGTGCCGCCGGCGCGTCTTTTAAGGCGGCGCGTCGTCCCATCGGACAATATAACTGACAAGCAATTAAGAGAGGAATATCGGTTCCCACGCGGATCCTTATACTCCCGGATCCGATGGGATTTACTGCGCCACGCAGCGCAGTAACCGAGCGCGTGCGCGTTAATGGGGTTGATTGCCCCCATGATCGTGCGCGACTCTTCCGTTGGCCACAGGGATCGTGGGTGCGGAAGATCCGCGCCCCATTAGTTGCGCTGCGGGTATAAATAGAGGGAGCGGGCGACGGTGAAAACCCTTTGCACTCCCCCATCCTTCTCgctctcctctgctccttGCGCACTCCGCCATTGCTGCTAGCTCCAAGCTCTTCCGCCCCCGCACTTCTTAACTCCCAGCaaccgagctcgccgccgcataCCCACGCGCGCTCGCTTAGCTCTCCGCCGTCGTTTCCTTGCTCGCTCGGGCCTTGCGCCACCACCTTCTCGCCATAAGGTCTAAAACTAGATCTAGTTTCCAACAATGGCCTCTTCGTcccgcgacgccgccgtcgaccctgctACCCAGCacccggaggaggagacgggctTGGAGCGAGCTGGCTGGGAGGGCTCCGACATCTCCCCGGCGGACATcgagtggctccgccgctcccggcggatTCCAGAAGATGTGGAGTGCCGGATCCCCGTCGATGAGATCGTGCTGGCACCCGAATCTGgtgagcacgttgttttcctCGCTCACTTTGAACGCGGCTTTGCTCTCCCGGCCAGTGATTTTACTAGAAAGTTCCTAGACTTCTTTGGCCTTCAGCCGGGTGCACCTTCCGGCAAACGCCATCCTCACTCTCGGCGTTTGTCACTTGCTGTGAGgcctatctcggcctctggccttccATCGACTTTGTGGGCCAAATACTTTATGTTCCGGCCCCAAGTTTTTGCCGACAAAGAGaatcccggcgccgccaaGCCCATGACCcagtgcgccgccgccacagttATACCTCGCCGAGGTTCGGCTTTCCCTAGGATCCAGGGTATTGAGTCCTGcaaaaaatggctcaagaccttcttctaTGTCAACTCCTCCGACACCGACAAGATCAACTTGCCGGGATTCATAGTCGGCCCTCCGAAGGAGAAGAACTCGAAGTATGATCCGAAGGACACCCTTCCCGAGATCAACgagatccacgccggcatcctcgagctcaaggcaGGAGGCATGACGGCTGATGACTTGCTGCCCACCTTTGTGTACCGGCGGTTGTGCCCGCTCCAACGCCGGACGCACAAGATGTGCTTCTACGGCTGTCAGTTTGACCTGAACCGGGTGTCCACCGTCCGGCTTGACCAAGCTGAAGTCCAGCGCCGGGTCAAGTCGATCGCGAAGACGAGTATGCCGGAGCGCCGGGAATGGGGTATGCCGGCGTACAGCTGGAAGCACCGTCCGCCTCCGGTGAGTTTTTATTTATTCGTGTCTTCTGTTCTCATCCGACATATGGTTATGCCGGCTTTCATTTGACAAAGACTTATCTCGGCGCAACTTGATTCTTCTGTGCAGAGGTTCACCGTTCAGCGCAACGAAGACGGGAATTCCTCGGACAAGCGCTTTGGGAGCCAACGCAGGACGATCGATCATGAAGATCCTGATTCAGAGGATCACGTGCCGATCGCTCATGCCGACCCTCGCTGCACCGAAGGTAATAATTCCCGACACCCTCTCATAGTTGTTAGAACACTTATCATTAAACTGCTCACACCTGCATTAATCCGGGGACGGCCGACTCGGCCGATCCCTTCGCTGTTGAGGCGTCGgatccagctgctgctgcggcgccggCCCGTGAAAAACGCGGAGCCGAGAAGGACCTTCCGCGAAGTCTGAAGCAGAAGAAAGTCGTCTCTCGTGGGCCAAAGCCGAAGCCCATGACCGTTGGGTAAGGCTTACAGCATCCCAATCTTAAATGTCGGTTCGCTTCTTAACTATCATGAAAATAACCAGCTCTCGTTCCTGTTGGGAGGCTCTGACGGCCACTCAGACATGCATTGCGtctgagatcccggcagcTCCATCTCCCCGTGCCGAGCCTGCAACTCAGGCCACGGAAGATACCGAGACTGCTGCGGATCCAACATCCCCCgtccgggatgtcggcccgagcATCGACGCTTCGAGCGCCGCACAAGCCGGGACGTCCGCTGGCGGGACTTCTGCAGCCGGGGCTGCTCCTTCATCGGCGGCAGCCGAGACGCAGACGGAGCCGCTGGTCGCGGAGACTCCTCAACAGCCGGCCACAGAACCGCAAGAAACCCAAGGACCGCAGACTACAACAACACTGCCATCACCGCCACCGCAGCCGCAAGCTACTCAACTAGCGGCTGCACAAGCTAGGAAAACTAGGAGCTCCGCTATCCCGGCGGGACAAGCGCCTCCGAGTTCCTCCAGCTTGCAGGTGCCCGGGGTAACCAGGGAGTTCCCCTTAGGACGACCAGCGGGCACAGCTGGGGGTCGCTGGACCAGTTCGtaatggactggaacagcTCCGACAGCTATGAGGTGACCTCTGGCACCCTCCAGACAGCTCGACAGAGCCCTCTGGTGGGGCCCGCACCTGTGGCGACTCCAGAGTCTGTATCAGCCCGAATGTTTCAGGCGAGGGTCGCCTTGTTTGAATCCAGCCGAGCTGCCAAGGTACGAAAAATTCCTTAAAGTTTTTACTTTATTTCTAGTatccatactcctagtcctcgaggtttagggcgagtaagaattagtcgtcctgaagcttatcttagaaaacttcaaacactttgcAACACTTATTAACTTTAAACGccattccccgagattcaggccggtcggcctgaagcttaaagacttcaaacacttattccccgagattcaggccgggtttagaatagtcggcctaaagcttaaaaactttAAACACTTATttcccgagattcaggtcgggtttagaatagtcggcctcaagcttaaaaacttcaaacacttatttccCAAGATTCAGGCAGGGTTTataatagtcggcctgaagcttaaaaacttcaaacagttatt
The Brachypodium distachyon strain Bd21 chromosome 2, Brachypodium_distachyon_v3.0, whole genome shotgun sequence genome window above contains:
- the LOC100830937 gene encoding uncharacterized protein LOC100830937 isoform X1, which translates into the protein MASSSRDAAVDPATQHPEEETGLERAGWEGSDISPADIEWLRRSRRIPEDVECRIPVDEIVLAPESGEHVVFLAHFERGFALPASDFTRKFLDFFGLQPGAPSGKRHPHSRRLSLAVRPISASGLPSTLWAKYFMFRPQVFADKENPGAAKPMTQCAAATVIPRRGSAFPRIQGIESCKKWLKTFFYVNSSDTDKINLPGFIVGPPKEKNSKYDPKDTLPEINEIHAGILELKAGGMTADDLLPTFVYRRLCPLQRRTHKMCFYGCQFDLNRVSTVRLDQAEVQRRVKSIAKTSMPERREWGMPAYSWKHRPPPRFTVQRNEDGNSSDKRFGSQRRTIDHEDPDSEDHVPIAHADPRCTEAAAAAPAREKRGAEKDLPRSLKQKKVVSRGPKPKPMTVGEDGSLLCGYSSFRGRRERMEDLYDIKSSKIDANKINLFGVFDGHGGSHAAEYLKQHLFGNLLKHPAFITDTKLAISETYKKTDLDLLDAETNINRQDGSTASTAIFVGNHLYVANVGDSRAVISKSGKAIALSDDHKPDRSDERERIENAGGVVTWSGTWRVGGVLAMSRAFGDRLLKQFVVAEPEIQEQEIDDELEYLILASDGLWDVVSNEHAVAFVKEEKGPQAAARKLTDIAFARGSTDNITCIVVEFHSDKTSSSPSSADQS